A window of the Miscanthus floridulus cultivar M001 chromosome 14, ASM1932011v1, whole genome shotgun sequence genome harbors these coding sequences:
- the LOC136504004 gene encoding thaumatin-like pathogenesis-related protein 2, which yields MASGLARGCRVGTTLLGRRAIGHGTAWLGAFSVVPRPRGGHGDLIRHGTDRSSGLLVPSPRFNGGTGHCDTGDCAGALSCTVSGQPPATLAEYTIGGTGNNQDYYDISVVDGYNLAMAFSCSTVVGLVCTDRSCPDAYQYPTDDTKTHSCSGNSNYQVTFCP from the coding sequence ATGGCCTCCGGCCTCGCGCGTGGGTGCCGGGTTGGCACGACCCTGCTAGGCCGTCGTGCCATTGGGCACGGCACGGCATGGCTTGGAGCGTTTAGTGTCGTGCCCAGGCCAAGAGGTGGGCACGGTGACCTGATACGGCACGGCACGGATAGATCATCGGGCCTGCTCGTGCCGTCTCCCAGGTTCAACGGGGGAACTGGCCACTGTGACACCGGCGATTGCGCTGGTGCGCTCTCCTGCACCGTCTCCGGGCAGCCGCCAGCAACGCTGGCCGAGTACACCATCGGTGGCACTGGCAACAACCAGGATTACTATGACATCTCGGTTGTTGACGGCTACAACCTGGCCATGGCCTTCTCCTGCAGCACCGTCGTTGGGCTGGTGTGCACAGACCGTAGCTGCCCTGATGCGTACCAGTATCCCACCGATGATACCAAGACCCATTCATGCAGCGGCAACAGCAACTACCAGGTGACCTTCTGCCCATGA
- the LOC136504005 gene encoding uncharacterized protein: MDRQTRLLEALAQGMLHHHGGPPNDFQRKLEGFLKLRPPTFNTANDDPITVEDWLCEMEKKLDLTTCTDEECVGVAAHQLTSAARAWWDSYYDAHEDPGSLSWEEFAEAFREHHVPEGVMDAKVEEFCNISQGS; encoded by the coding sequence ATGGACCGCCAAACCCGCCTCTTGGAGGCGCTGGCTCAGGGGATGCTTCACCACCACGGGGGTCCTCCCAATGACTTCCAGCGGAAGTTGGAGGGTTTCCTCAAGCTGAGGCCTCCTACTTTCAACACCGCCAATGACGACCCCATCACTGTCGAGGACTGGCTCtgtgagatggagaagaagctggaCCTCACCACCTGCACTGACGAGGAGTGCGTGGGGGTCGCCGCCCACCAGCTCACTAGCGCTGCACGCGCATGGTGGGATAGCTACTACGACGCCCACGAGGACCCGGGGAGTCTCTCTTGGGAGGAGttcgccgaggccttccgtgagcaCCACGTGCCTGAAGGTGTCATGGATGCCAAGGTGGAGGAGTTTTGCAACATCTCCCAGGGCTCCTAG
- the LOC136504006 gene encoding vegetative cell wall protein gp1-like, which translates to MAKQRGGRHRACSQEAEGMSRTASHTAPSVTPHAARPSLPPLPASLSLLLLLWRPLLLPLRCLPPPPSPARPHPPPGFGVAPPSSLSGPDPAPPRPPPSPARLLPPPSLVRPPPPSLGSGAAPPSSLSDAPPPPPSPGSDAGPPSSLSGAPPSSSLSRIQCAPLLLRLPGLAWPTLLPLPDPARPLLSSLSQIRRAPSSSLSQIRRPLPPPSPAWPRPPLLPHPALPLPNPTAPPPSRPSLSRSGGDGRGGGGGRGMVA; encoded by the exons ATGGCGAAGCAACGTGGTGGACGGCACCGGGCCTGCTCACAGGAGGCGGAGGGAATGAG CCGCACTGCCTCACACACCGCCCCCTCCGTCACCCCGCACGCCgcgcgcccctccctccctcccctcccagcttccctctccctcctcctcctcctctggcgccccctcctcctccctctccggtgcctccctcctcctccctctccggcgcgcCCCCATCCTCCTCCCGGATTCGGCGTGGCCccaccctcctccctctccggccCGGATCCGGCGCCGCCAaggcctcctccctctccggcgcgcctccttcctcctccctctctggtgcgcccccctcctccctctctcggatccggcgcggccccgccctcctccctctccgacgcgccccctcctcctccctctcctggaTCCGACGCGGGCCCGCCCTCCTCCCTCTCTGGCgcgcccccctcctcctccctctcccggatccagtGCGCCCCCCTCCTCCTCCGTCTCCCGGGTCTGGCGTGGCccaccctcctccctctcccggatccggcgcgccccctcctctcctccctctcccagatccggcgcgccccctcctcctccctctcccagatTCGGCGCccccttcctcctccctctccggcgtggccccgccctcccctcctccctcacccggccctccctctcccgaatCCGACGGCGCCGCCCCCctcccggccctccctctccagatccggcggcgacgggcgtggtggtggtggcggacgtGGCATGGTGGCCTAG
- the LOC136505054 gene encoding thaumatin-like protein, translating to MASPAASSVLFLLAAMISCASAATFTIKNNCPYTVWPAATPVGGGTQLNPGQTWTISVPAGTKSGRVWGRTGCSFNSGGRGHCQTGDCGGALSCTLSGQPPLTLAEFTIGYPNGGNDYYDISVIDGYNLPMDFSCSTGMNLHCGGPRCPDAYLYPEDNKKTHGCRGNSNYKVTFCP from the coding sequence ATGGCATCCCCGGCCGCCTCGTCGGTCCTTTTCCTCCTCGCTGCCATGATCAGTTGCGCCAGTGCGGCCAccttcaccatcaagaacaacTGCCCCTACACTGTGTGGCCAGCGGCGACCCCTGTGGGCGGTGGCACGCAGCTGAACCCTGGACAGACGTGGACCATCAGCGTGCCCGCGGGCACCAAGTCCGGAAGGGTTTGGGGCCGCACCGGCTGCTCCTTCAACAGCGGTGGCCGCGGGCACTGCCAGACGGGCGACTGTGGCGGGGCCCTCTCCTGCACCCTGTCTGGGCAGCCGCCCTTGACTCTGGCCGAGTTCACCATCGGCTACCCTAACGGTGGCAACGACTACTACGACATCTCGGTGATCGACGGCTACAACCTGCCCATGGACTTCTCTTGCAGCACCGGCATGAACCTGCATTGCGGTGGCCCTCGCTGCCCCGACGCATACCTCTACCCGGAAGACAACAAGAAGACCCATGGCTGCCGTGGCAACAGCAACTATAAGGTGACGTTCTGCCCGTGA